A window of Persicobacter psychrovividus genomic DNA:
TCCTTTAGTGGGATGATATTAAAGGGTTGCTCGATGGTTTGTTGATTAATTACAGACTGAATTTTCTCAACTTCCCCATCCAACATCACTACATTAACTTTTACATTAATGCGCTTAAGCAATTGACCTGCAACGGCCCAATTGCCAATATGTGCCCCAAGGAGTATTCCGCCTTTACCATTATTGACCATCGTTTGCAAATGCTCCTCACCGTCGAATTCAAATTTCAATTTACCCCCTCGGCCTGAAAGCATGGCGATTTTATCTAAAATGACCTGCCCAAAGGAAAAGTAGTTACGAAAAACCCAAAAAACACTACTGAATGGATTTTTATGTAAGCGCTGGTTGAAGTAGCGGTATTGACTAATAAAAACCTTCGGCGCAAATACCCAGAAGTAGGATACCACCATAGCTAAAATCAAATAAGTAAACCGCAAGCCAAAAACATCCAAACACCAAACGAAAATTTTATAACCCAACGGATTACCTTTACTTTTACCACTCCACCACTTACTCATTCCTTATGAATTATGTTGTGTACGTTGGTAAACATAGTCGTAAAAATCGTTCAAAGTACGGATTCCTTCAAAGTCCTCACTCTTAACTTTAAAACCGAATTTCTTTTCGATCACAACAACAAGGTCTACCAAATCAAGGCTATCCAAATCCAAGGCTTCCATCAGAGACTCATCAGCATTCAATTCGCCCTCAACCTCAAATTCCTCGATCAAAAAGATGTTTATTTTCTCAATTAGTTCCGTCTTTTCCATATTTTTTTAAAATTATTGCCGCATTTGTTCCACCAAATCCAAAAGAGTTAGTCAACAATGCATTAATTTTTGTTTCTTTTGTTTTGCTTACTATATTCAATTTTTGAGAGTCTTCGTCAGGCTCGTCAAAATTTATGTTTGGAGCTACGAAATCATTATTCATCATGATGAGTGAATAAATAACTTCACTCGCTCCTGCCATCCAGCACTCATGGCCTGTCATTGACTTGGTGGAACTTACAAATGGTTTTTTTGCCCCGAATACTTCGTCAATAGCTTTGGCTTCATTTCCATCACCAACAGGGGTCGAAGTGGCATGTGCATTGACGTAATCGATTTCTTCAGCACGCATTTTGGCTTGTTTCAAGGCTTTATTCAGCGCCCGTACTGGGCCGTCAACATTAGGTACTGATATGTGATCCCCGTTAGAGGAAAAGCCATAGCCGGCTACCTCAGCCAAAATAGTTGCTCCTCGTTTTACCGCGGACTCATAAGATTCCAACACTAAAGTCGCAGCACCACCACTCGGTACCAGTCCGCTTCTGTATTTATCAAATGGCTTACTCGCTTTTGTCGGGTCCTCATTGGTTGCAAAAGCTCCAAGTGCATCAAAAGCTCCCATCGACTCAGCGTTAATCTCCTGCGCGCCACCACAAATAATCATTTCCTGCAAGCCGGCCTTGATCAGTGTGTAGGCCATTCCCACAGAGTGAGAACCACTTGCACAAGCCCCAGAGATGGTAAAGTTCACTCCTTTCAATTTAAAAATGGTTGACAAGTTCATTGTTACCGTACAGTTCATTGTCTGAAATAAAGGAGCTGATCCTATCAGGCTCGTATCCTTTTTCTCTCGCAACACATCAACACTGTCGATCACAGCCCGAGCACAACTATCATTTCCAAATAATATACCTACTTCATTTTGGTCTAAATATGCCTGATCAATATTGGCCATTTTTAAGGCCTCAACAGTCGATACATAGGCATATTCGCCCTGTTCACCCAAACCGATACGCTGGCGTCTCTTCAATAGCTTTTTCAATTCCGGTTTAGGGACTAAGCCTGTCAAAGCAGATTGAAAACCTAATGCTATCCTTCTTGGATCGATGCCTATCCCTGAACGTCCTTCAAACAGGGATTTCTTCACCTCATCAACACTCGTCCCCAGACATGAATAAATGCCTACGCCAGTGATTACCACTTTATTTTCCATCTAAAAATTTTACCGTTTTTCAAGTTTAGGCGCAACAAGTGAATCGCCTGGCGGATTACTTTTGCCCAATAATTTCTTATACCAAAGCCTTCAGTATTATTTCCCCTGAAAGAGCATTTCCTAAATGCGTATTAAATAATCCAGTTATAAATTAGGTATATAACCCACCATTAATCGATAAGACCTCTCCTGTAATATAAGAGGAAGAAGAAGACGCTAAAAAAGAAATAGCGTCGGCCACTTCTTCCGCTTTACCGAATCGGTTCAAAGGAATCATCTTTTTCAAATCTTTTATCGGAAGATCCTCGGTCATATCGGTCATGATAAAACCAGGCGCTACGGCATTTACCCTAACTCCTTTCTTCCCAACCTCTTGTGCCAAGGCTTTGGTTGCTCCTATAACACCGCTTTTAGCAGCGGAATAATTAACTTGCCCCGCTTGGCCCTTTATTCCAGATAAAGAAACAACGTTGACAATATTACCTTTCTTATTGACCAGCATATTTTTCAAAAGTCTGCGTGTGCAATAGAAAAAACCATTCAAAGAGGTGTTTAATACCGACTCCCAACTTTCATTGCTCATCCACATCATCAAGGTATCATTACGAATACCCGCATTATTCACAAGCGTATCAATAAAAAGTTCAGGGTTCTGCTCATGCCACAGGTCCAATGCTTGATCCACCGCCTCAGCATCATTGACATTAAAAGGGAGTAACTCAGCGGTTGCCCCTTCCAGCTCAACAAGGCACTTTGTTTCTTCTGCAGCAACTATATTGGACTGATAATTAATCAGAATATGCGTTCCTGAAGTTGCCATTTTTATAGCCGTCGCACGCCCAATGCCTCGCGATGCTCCAGTAATTAAAATTACCTTTTTTGATTCCATTTTCTGCTTAAAATTAATTTCGTTTATTGCCCAAAATTAGTGAGCGCATGTATTGTTCGATCTTCTTAGTTTCGATATGGGGAATGATGTCCTCAACGAAATTAGGAGTAATCTCACGTAACGATCCGTATAGTTGACGTGCGCTTTTAGATAATTCAGCAGACGCCTTCAAACAATCAATTCCTTGGATCATCGTAATTAATTCAATAGCGATTACCTGATATGTATTATTGATTACTCGATTTGTGATATTTGCTGCATTACAACCCATACTCACAACATCCATGTTGTCATTATTATTAGGAATGCTATGAACATACATTGGATTGGCCAGCATCTGGTTCTCTGCTGTTGTTGAAGCAGCCGTAAAAACAATCCCTTGAACTCCCATATTTAAACCTAAAACACCTTGATTCACAAATGGAGGAAGAATGTTGTTGATCTTAGAGTTACAAAGAAAGTTAACATGGCGTTCAGACAAAATAGACAGTTTCGCCATGGCTATTTTAAGTTTATCCATCTCAAAGGAAACATAATCTCCATGAAAATTTCCCCCATGAAAAACATCCTCTATATCCGAATCAATAACCGGATTGTCATTTGCAGAATTAAGTTCATTTAAAAGTACCGTTTCTGCTTGCTTGACACAGTCCAAAATTGGCCCAAGAATTTGGGGAATACATCTCAATGAGTAGTATTCCTGCACCTTGTCTTTAAACTCAGCAACCTCTGTTTTTTTGTATAAATGCTGATGTCTACTTTTAATTCTTGAGGCCCCTAAAAGCTTTTCTCTCATCATGGAGGCAATCTCGTTCTGACCCGAATGTCCTTTTACTTGATTAAGCTCTTTGGAGTAATGATCATCAAACGATGATACAATTTCATTCATCACACAAGAAGCTTGCAATTCAATATCCAAAAGATTATAAGCATGAACTAAGTTAACAAGTCCAACACCTGTCATTGCCGAGGTACCATTTAACAAAGCTAATCCTTCTCTGATGTAAATATTTATCGGCTCTATATTCAATTCAGCAAAAACTTCCGCTGTAGGTCTAATCTTCCCTTGATACAAAACCTCTCCTTCTCCGATCAAGCATAAGGCTAAGTGTGCCAATTGAACCAAGTCACCACTTGCCCCTACACCGCCATGTTCATAAATAACAGGCAGTACATTTAGGTTAAGTAGTTGAGTTATAGTCTCAAGCAGACTGGGGTGCACGCCAGATTTTACTTGAGCAAGAGAACATAAACGAGCGAACATAATGGCACGCAGAGCGACTTCAGGAAACATATCTCCCGCACCAGACGCATGGCTACGAATTAGATTGTATTGTAATTCCCTTAATTTACCATTTTCTATTTTATATTGAGCCATTGGGCCAAAGCCAGTATTGACACCATATATAACTTTATCTTTTGAAAAAGATTGTAGAAAATTAAAATTGTCACCTACCTTTTGAATAAATTCGTCAGATAGTTGTATTTGATTGTAACCAAATACAACCTCCTTAAAATTCTTTAAATGTACCTCTCTAAACACAGCCTACTTGATTAATTTAAATGGATGCAAATATATATTCTTACAAAGAAGAAAACAATATTTTCCTAATCAAAAGGCAATCAAAACATTTCAATTTGCCTAACAATAATTATGAATTACTAGTGTCAAAAAAAT
This region includes:
- a CDS encoding beta-ketoacyl-[acyl-carrier-protein] synthase family protein, giving the protein MENKVVITGVGIYSCLGTSVDEVKKSLFEGRSGIGIDPRRIALGFQSALTGLVPKPELKKLLKRRQRIGLGEQGEYAYVSTVEALKMANIDQAYLDQNEVGILFGNDSCARAVIDSVDVLREKKDTSLIGSAPLFQTMNCTVTMNLSTIFKLKGVNFTISGACASGSHSVGMAYTLIKAGLQEMIICGGAQEINAESMGAFDALGAFATNEDPTKASKPFDKYRSGLVPSGGAATLVLESYESAVKRGATILAEVAGYGFSSNGDHISVPNVDGPVRALNKALKQAKMRAEEIDYVNAHATSTPVGDGNEAKAIDEVFGAKKPFVSSTKSMTGHECWMAGASEVIYSLIMMNNDFVAPNINFDEPDEDSQKLNIVSKTKETKINALLTNSFGFGGTNAAIILKKYGKDGTN
- a CDS encoding aromatic amino acid ammonia-lyase, with translation MFREVHLKNFKEVVFGYNQIQLSDEFIQKVGDNFNFLQSFSKDKVIYGVNTGFGPMAQYKIENGKLRELQYNLIRSHASGAGDMFPEVALRAIMFARLCSLAQVKSGVHPSLLETITQLLNLNVLPVIYEHGGVGASGDLVQLAHLALCLIGEGEVLYQGKIRPTAEVFAELNIEPINIYIREGLALLNGTSAMTGVGLVNLVHAYNLLDIELQASCVMNEIVSSFDDHYSKELNQVKGHSGQNEIASMMREKLLGASRIKSRHQHLYKKTEVAEFKDKVQEYYSLRCIPQILGPILDCVKQAETVLLNELNSANDNPVIDSDIEDVFHGGNFHGDYVSFEMDKLKIAMAKLSILSERHVNFLCNSKINNILPPFVNQGVLGLNMGVQGIVFTAASTTAENQMLANPMYVHSIPNNNDNMDVVSMGCNAANITNRVINNTYQVIAIELITMIQGIDCLKASAELSKSARQLYGSLREITPNFVEDIIPHIETKKIEQYMRSLILGNKRN
- a CDS encoding phosphopantetheine-binding protein, producing the protein MEKTELIEKINIFLIEEFEVEGELNADESLMEALDLDSLDLVDLVVVIEKKFGFKVKSEDFEGIRTLNDFYDYVYQRTQHNS
- a CDS encoding lipid A biosynthesis acyltransferase, with amino-acid sequence MSKWWSGKSKGNPLGYKIFVWCLDVFGLRFTYLILAMVVSYFWVFAPKVFISQYRYFNQRLHKNPFSSVFWVFRNYFSFGQVILDKIAMLSGRGGKLKFEFDGEEHLQTMVNNGKGGILLGAHIGNWAVAGQLLKRINVKVNVVMLDGEVEKIQSVINQQTIEQPFNIIPLKDDLSHVIMIKEALRNNEFVCIHGDRSLSESNTAEVLFMDATAHFPLGPHILAGKFNAPVSFVFAMKSTLSTYHFYASAPQSFKLPRQADAKNNVLMLSLNRYVSALESTLLKYPHQWYNYYNFWNR
- the fabG gene encoding 3-oxoacyl-ACP reductase FabG — translated: MESKKVILITGASRGIGRATAIKMATSGTHILINYQSNIVAAEETKCLVELEGATAELLPFNVNDAEAVDQALDLWHEQNPELFIDTLVNNAGIRNDTLMMWMSNESWESVLNTSLNGFFYCTRRLLKNMLVNKKGNIVNVVSLSGIKGQAGQVNYSAAKSGVIGATKALAQEVGKKGVRVNAVAPGFIMTDMTEDLPIKDLKKMIPLNRFGKAEEVADAISFLASSSSSYITGEVLSINGGLYT